The Faecalibacter bovis genome includes the window ATTTTAACGTTTGAAAATGCTCGTAAAAACAAAGAAAGACGAGGAATTGATGGAGATACAGGGTTAGGAAAGTCTTATGCGGCTCAAGCTTACAAGATGAAATATCCAAAAATTGTAACCCTTGTAAAATGTGATGAAGTAGCCAATACAAAAGAGTTTGTAATCTCATTAGCTGAACAACTTAATGCACCAACAATCGGAACTAAAAACCGAATCTTAAAAGAGGTTGTTAAAAAATTGAAAGACAAAGAAGAAGCGTTCTTAATTATAGATGAGTTTGAAAACTCTAAAAAGGGAATTATCCCAGTGATCAAGTATTTGGCTGATGAATTAGAAGGTGTTGTTCCTGTAGTAGTATTAGGAATTGATGTTGAAAAGATGCTTTCTAAAAATGCAGCAAAACGTAAACAAGGATTTATCCAGGTTAATAGAAGATGGTCGTTCGGATGGACGTTTTTTAACCCTGATATTTCTGAGGATATACAGAAAATCTGTGATACTGTAGGGATTGAAAGTAAAAATGTAGTGAATTGGCTTAATGCACGTGTTAGGGACTTTGATTCTTTAAAAAACATCATTACAGCTGCTTTAATTGAATCTGAAAAAAGCAACGAACCAATTACAACTGAATTATTAACGGAGTTATTTGAAATCTAATGGGAACACTTTATTTATCTAAAATGATGCTGGTTTATCGTAACGAAAACGGCAAAATTACGAAAGTCTATACAGGTGAAATCGTAAAAGAGAAGATCATTAATACATCAGTTCAATTAAAAGCATAAGGATATGAATTTTTATAGTGTAAAAGTCAAAATAACTAATCCAACATTCAAGAATACATTCATCAATGGATTAGTAATAGCTAAAACACCTACAACAGCCAAAGAATTAGCTTTAAAAGAGGTTGTTAAAGGGATTGATTTTGATTCCTTAAGAATAAAAAGAGAATCTACAAAATTTGAAGTTACTGATTGTAAAAAAATAAAATCAGATTTCGTAATTGATGGTAGAAATTCTGCAAAGCAATGAAAATCATAACAGAATTAGCTCAGATTTTAGCCTTATGGGCATTAATAAATGGAGGTTTTTACCTGATTATACAATTGATTAAAAAACTAAATAAACAAAATACCAATGGAAGCAGTATTAAATAAGCCAGCATGTGAAATGTCAGTAGAAGAATTATTGGCATTAGCAAATCAAAAGCAAGCAGACGAGCTGAAGAAAGCCCAACAACGTAAAGATGCTTATTTCACCGATAAAAACAACTTCTTAAATGAGGTTGTTGAGAAATACAAAGATGTACAGATCATTCTGAAGGATTTAAAGAAAGAAGCAATTACACACGCTGAGAACTTTAACCGATTGATGTACGAAATTGAAGGGAAAGCAGTCAAACAAGCCAAATCTTTCAAATTAGAAAACGAAAATGTACGTCTAATCATCGAAGAAAGAGAGCTTTTCACCTTTACAGATGAAGCCATTGTTCACATCAACTCGATCAGAGATATTTTCCGTAAAAAGTTCGAAGGACGTAACAAGGGATTTTATAACCTATTGGATGGCATCTTAATGAGAAACTCTAAAGGAGAATATGATCCAAAGCTTTTAGCAAAAGCAAAAAAGCAAGTAAGAGAATTGGGAGACGAGGAATTAAGCTCAGAATTTAATAAGCTGTACGATTGTCAGACAGTAGTAGGATCTGCAAAGTATATTCGAGTTTATACCAAGAATCCAGATACTAAAAAATGGGATGATATTTCTTTAAACTTCTCAAGCTTATAATGAAAGAAGTTTTAGTATTAGTAGCCATGATTTGGTTAGCAGGATTAGGAACGCTAGTGTATTTATCATATAAAGGATCACAAAAATTATGAGTATCACAGTAACAAGATTAACAGATAAGCAGTACATCATCAATGGTAAAACTGTATTGAAGGAAAAAGGCAAATGGAACCCTCAAACAGAGCCTTTAACGGATGAGGAAATGAAGAAGTTTAAACAACATTTAAACACTATTCAATGGAATTCGAAATTTGGTTTTACACCTGTAAACAAGTAGAATATGTTAGTAAATAGAAGCAATTTTTTATCATTTGAAGCAAATAACGAACGATTAGAATCTGCAAAACATTTGCTTGAAAAGCCCACCAACAAGAAAAGCAAAGCTTACAAAGTGGCAGAAAATATAAAAGAGAAGGCAAAACGATACGATTAGTAAAAGCCTAAAAATACCTTCCTGATTGGCAAACTCCAAGGTTCGAGTCCTTGGCAGGAACAAATCAACCAATAAACTTTAAAATTATGTCGAACCAATATCTAAATCTGATGGCAATTAGAGACAAACGAAGTATTGTTTTAGCAATTGCAACTCGTACTGGTATTAAAGATCCTGAATCTTGGGACAGATTTAACCAGTGGATGCTTACTAAAAGTATATTGAAAAAGGAATTATACAAGTATTCTGAAGATGAATTGAGTCAATTAATCAAACAATTCAGAGGATTAGAACGTAATTTCTTAAAGTCTGCTACCAAAGTAGGAACCAAAGCGTGGACAAAGAAAAACCGCTTTCCAAACTTAAGCAGAAACTAAAAAAGGACCTGAGAATATATCCCAAGCCCCCTAGACCAAGGCAAAGATATAAAAACTCAGTCCACAATATGGCATATCATAGAAAAAATTTCTTAAAAAGGGTTCTCAAGGTTCAGCAAATAACCCTTGAACACCGTGCTCAAGGGTTATATTTTAAAGAAATCTATCATAAGTACATAGAAGATGAATTCAACATCTGTAAAAGGACTTATGATGCTTATCTAGGAATAAATGCCAAAAAGCAGTTAAAAGATTTAGAAGCTAAAAAACAAACAAATACAAATCAAATACAACTGTTTTAAATGAGAAAATTAAAAGTAAAAGTTGATTACGATCTCATTGCATCTTTAATCAACATTACAGTAAACGGTCTAAATCAGACGTTCATTGAAAATAAGGAAGAAAAACTAATCAAATCGTTGCGAGGTGAATTATTCATCAAACTTCAATCAAAATCAATAGCAATTAACCTAAAATCTATCCAGCTAAAATACCATGAAGCTTATATCCTATATAGAGATATAACAGATATAATTGATGGTTTAGATACCAAGAATTATTATCATCTAAAAGTGATACAATTTTATGGTGAATTGGATAGATATTTAAACGAAAACTTAAGATTGACATGAGACTAATTACCTATGATAACACAATTTTTGAGATTACTGAAGAAGAATTTAAACACTTAATTAAATTATCTCAGAAATACACTAAAGCTGTTTTTAACGATTCAGATTCTCTAGATCAATTATACATTGAAATCAGAGATTATTTAGAACAGATTTGTAAAACTAAAGAACCAAAAGGAATTATAGATTTTGCTTGGACTAATGAATAGAATAGATTTTACAGAAACAATAAACGAAAAGCCTTCCTACTTTATTTATAAAATATGGGAAGGCTTTTTTCGTGAAGAAATACCAAGATGCGAGTACTATTTCCATCTGTTTTCGGATGCATATAGGGAGCAATTTGGTAAGGATTGGGATGAGATGGAGGACAATGTAAGAATAGATTGTGCAAAGTATCATACCATTAGAAGGAAGCTAGGAACATTACAAGAAGATAGCGAGGTTGTTTTAGTTGTGAACAAAGGAAAATTTAACGAGTTTATTTTTACACCGACACTTTTTGTCCACTCGATTCAGCAAATTTATATCATTGATGAAGACGAGCCTGAAGGATTCGGTTTTACCGTAAATATAGACGGTTACATAAAGACTGAAGCACAAATAGAACAACTGGCATTAAATGATGGTTTTGAAAGCTTAGAAGCGTTTAAAACCTATTTTAAATCGAAAATGATAAATGGTTCTTACGAAGGAAAAATAATACACTGGACTAAACTTAAATACTAATGATAGGAAAGAAATTTATACTAACAAGTGATTTTTTTGAAGGTCAAATCATCTACACTTTTACTATTAATGGCAACCTAAAAAATATTGATTGGGATTATGAAGCCGTAAAGGATAAAAACACCCTAAACTTCTTCTATGATAACATCCCAAAGAATGTTGATTACATTACTAAATGGGTGAACACAAAAACGGATAAATTCTTTGTACAAGAAATCCCAACGGATTTAAGTTTTGACCGCTTTTGGAGTGATTACGATTACAAAGTCGGTAAAAAGAAAATGGCAGAGAATTGTTGGAAAAAAATGACAACTGAAGACAAGGTAAAAGCCTTGCTTTATATCTCAAAATTAAAAGACATCAAACGCAAAGAAGGTTCGGATATGCCTTATCCTACAACCTATCTTAATCAACGTTATTTTGATGTTTAAAATTGGTTTAAAATGAATCTAAAACTAGCTAATATGCCTTGGAAAATAATAAAACATAGAGAAAGTTTACAAACTCAAGATTTAGGAGTTATGATTAAAGTCCGTGAACTTGAGTATAATGGTGCTGAAGATGCAGAATCTTTAAAAATAATTTTTAAGAAAAAGCTATCAGAAATTCCACAAACAAATACATATTCAGCAGATATGCTTTATCAAATGAAAGAAATAAATTCAAATTCAGTTGAAATATGGAAAATGAAACCAAATGGTGACGAAAAATTTTTAATGTTCACCATGATAAAAAATACTGAAAAATTTAATCCTTTTAATTTCTAATCTATGAATAATATAATGTTAGATATCGAAACCCTATCCACGGATTTTGATGCAGTAATTATCTCCATTGGAGCTGTACGATTTGATTTATCTACAGGAATAAAAGGAGATACATTTTACCGAAAAATAGACAAACAAAGTTGTGTGGATGTTGGTTTAAAAATAAATCCTGAAACAGTAGATTGGTGGATGAACCAAGACGAAAAAGCAAGGCAGGAATTTTTAAGTAAATCAGATCGCATTTCGATATCCGATGGTTTGATAGAATTGTCTGAATTTATACTAAAAGAGGATTTTGTTTGGAGCAACGGAGCAACATTTGACCTGGTTATTTTACGCAGTGCATACAAGGCCTGCCAAATCGATTTGCCTTGGGAATTTTACAACGAAAAAGATGTAAGAACATTAGCAGGATTAGTTCCTGAAGTAAAAGAAAACGAACCTTTTGTTGGTGTAAAACATCATCCTGTTTCGGATTGTATCCATCAAATAAAATATTGCTCTAAAGTTTATCAGTCATTAGGGATTTAAGACTTTGATTTATAGGTAAATATT containing:
- a CDS encoding AAA family ATPase — its product is MTKLTQIQRTKEIPEAMQRFLDERGVKQPEIVRLSGVNKATVNLIGRGIEYNGSTLIADKYYEKIAHAIGYKLEKAYWQHFNTFNFKQAILTFENARKNKERRGIDGDTGLGKSYAAQAYKMKYPKIVTLVKCDEVANTKEFVISLAEQLNAPTIGTKNRILKEVVKKLKDKEEAFLIIDEFENSKKGIIPVIKYLADELEGVVPVVVLGIDVEKMLSKNAAKRKQGFIQVNRRWSFGWTFFNPDISEDIQKICDTVGIESKNVVNWLNARVRDFDSLKNIITAALIESEKSNEPITTELLTELFEI
- a CDS encoding DUF3164 family protein, whose product is MEAVLNKPACEMSVEELLALANQKQADELKKAQQRKDAYFTDKNNFLNEVVEKYKDVQIILKDLKKEAITHAENFNRLMYEIEGKAVKQAKSFKLENENVRLIIEERELFTFTDEAIVHINSIRDIFRKKFEGRNKGFYNLLDGILMRNSKGEYDPKLLAKAKKQVRELGDEELSSEFNKLYDCQTVVGSAKYIRVYTKNPDTKKWDDISLNFSSL
- a CDS encoding 3'-5' exonuclease, giving the protein MNNIMLDIETLSTDFDAVIISIGAVRFDLSTGIKGDTFYRKIDKQSCVDVGLKINPETVDWWMNQDEKARQEFLSKSDRISISDGLIELSEFILKEDFVWSNGATFDLVILRSAYKACQIDLPWEFYNEKDVRTLAGLVPEVKENEPFVGVKHHPVSDCIHQIKYCSKVYQSLGI